TGATTTATCTGAAATATCTAAAAAAGAATATTGAAGATTAGAATGGATAGAATCTGTTTGAACATCAAAGAGTTCTAAATCAATATTTCCAAGGGAGTTTAAAAAATGAGTGAAGTTTTTACCTATATAACCATTGGAGCCGAGGATTTGAACTTTCATAAGAGAGTATCAATCGTTTAGTTTTTCTTCGATGATATAGATTGGACGATGTTTAACTGTTTCAAATGTTTTTCCTAAATATAAGCCTACCATTCCAAGTACGGAAATTATTAATCCTGAAAAAAACCAGATGGAAATAAATAAACTGGTCCAGCCTGTAACATTTACTTTTCCTTCAAAAAATAAAATCACAGCGTATATAGAATACAAAGCCGAGATAAACGAAATTATCAGACCAAGTTTTACTGCGAGACGCAAGGGTTTATCAGAAAAAGATAGAATAGTATTAACTGCAAGGTCGAGTCGTTTTTTGTAAGAATAAGATGATTTCTTTCCGTCTTCCCTATCGGCATGTTCAATTTTTAAGGTTGTAAGTTTAAATCCCACCCACTTGACCATCGTGGGAAAATATCTGTGATAATCTCCCATGGATTTTATTGCATCAACAACTTTTCTGCTCAGTACTGCAAAGTTAGCTACGGTATCATCCTGCTTTGTTCCGGTTAGATATCCAAGCAAAGCATAAAAATATTTTGAGAGCATTTTTTTTATTATGTCATCTCTTCGCTGAACTCGGCTTGCAAGTACTATATCGTATCCTTCCAAAGCTTTATTATATAAGTTTGGAATTTCCTCCGGTCTGTCCTGTAAATCGCAGTCCATTATAACAATCCAGTCACCTTTTGCATTTTCCATACCTGCAGCAAGTGCATGCTGTTGACCGAAATTTTTGCTGAGTTTAATTCCTTTTACAAGAGAGTGCTTTAAACAATTCTCTTTTATTTTTTTCCATGAGCTATCGGGACTGAAATCATCAACAAGTATAATTTCAAAATCAGATGTTATTTTAGAAACTGATGCAATTACCCTTTCGACTAATGCATCAACTAATTTTTCCGCATTATATACAGGGCTTACAACTGATATTTGAATTTCATTATTCAATGATAATTTCAATTATTTTTTCTTTCGACAGAATAAGGTCTGGTGATGTCCTGCATTGAATGGTTTTGAAAGTCCGAACAATACTAATGTTGCAAATTTATAAACTCCTGCCACTATTGGATTATTTGACGGAACATCAACCGCTTTCAGTTTATAATTATGATTTCGGATTTTAAAAACTTCCATACCTTCCATTTCAATAACTTTTTTCAGTGACTTATTGGAATAATGCTGCAAGTGGTGATGGTCATACAATCTGTCATGAGCAACGGAAAATCCAATTCCGTTCAATGCTCTAGCGAGTTTATATATTATACTGTTGTTATGAATTGTGTTTACTATAAGAATTCCGTCATCCGTCAAAGCGTCATGCATTTTTTTAACAAATAAACGAGGATCAGGCACGTGTTCTATCACCATAAAATTCGTTATAGCATTATATTTTTCCGGCACATCCCATGTAAGAAAATCTGCCGCTATAAATTTTATTCCGGGTGATT
The genomic region above belongs to Bacteroidota bacterium and contains:
- a CDS encoding glycosyltransferase family 2 protein, producing MQISVVSPVYNAEKLVDALVERVIASVSKITSDFEIILVDDFSPDSSWKKIKENCLKHSLVKGIKLSKNFGQQHALAAGMENAKGDWIVIMDCDLQDRPEEIPNLYNKALEGYDIVLASRVQRRDDIIKKMLSKYFYALLGYLTGTKQDDTVANFAVLSRKVVDAIKSMGDYHRYFPTMVKWVGFKLTTLKIEHADREDGKKSSYSYKKRLDLAVNTILSFSDKPLRLAVKLGLIISFISALYSIYAVILFFEGKVNVTGWTSLFISIWFFSGLIISVLGMVGLYLGKTFETVKHRPIYIIEEKLND
- a CDS encoding class I SAM-dependent methyltransferase — protein: MSLYKCDACDHTFTIIPKEEEEPYNENYFIETHKNWFANPDTPLFEYCLNVIKDFLKGKKIKMLDVGCGTGSFLKHIHKIDPSMDLTGMDFVTNESPGIKFIAADFLTWDVPEKYNAITNFMVIEHVPDPRLFVKKMHDALTDDGILIVNTIHNNSIIYKLARALNGIGFSVAHDRLYDHHHLQHYSNKSLKKVIEMEGMEVFKIRNHNYKLKAVDVPSNNPIVAGVYKFATLVLFGLSKPFNAGHHQTLFCRKKK